Below is a window of Cataglyphis hispanica isolate Lineage 1 chromosome 2, ULB_Chis1_1.0, whole genome shotgun sequence DNA.
cacATAAAATAGATTGAAACATTTAATGGCATTTTAGAAAGTCGATGAATTGTATCtgaaataatcgaaaaatacatCAGCCGTTTATGGTTCTGCGCGAGGCGGGTGGGAAGGGATACGACCAATTACTTCTATTAGGCTCATCGCCGATTTCTTGCTGGAATTCGGATGGCTCATGCGACGTGTATCCTCGATTAATAACACCCTCGGTGTCTTCTTTAGCATTGTGTCTATTCTGAAGTTTGGACGACAATTgactgaaatattttcataattatagcGTGCAATTAGGAGgggaataatttaatgaattgaatcaattaatttaatcgcaaATCACCTCATTATTCGATCGCCGAACGAATCCTCGATCTTGGGAACTTTCCGCCTAACATTGCGTGTGTCGAAGCTTTCCTCTATAATGACATGCCTATCATACGGCGTGTCGTAGTCGACTTCGAGTATAGTCGAAAATTGATGAGGAAAGATCATATCTATAGCCGTTATCACGAGTCCTGCCAAAAGGCATGCGGCacctataaaagaaaatattgtgataatatatCCTCACACATAGCAGTtacaatcaaatatttcacgaACCAGCTGATACCACCAGCCAATAATTCCAACCAAGATTGAAGGAGAGGATCGAGCCGTCTATATGAGCTATCAAAGGCTCGCATGGTAGAAGAGCCGTGTAAATTAAGTTTGTTAGCAGCATACACAGGCCTGTGAAAATCATGCCGTATGCTCCGTATCGCGGGACTACCATGAGCAACAAGTTCATCATCAGCCACGAAGCGAAGGAGGTCCTGCAAGAaagatttgtttattttagtttattaaatttattttagtttagaAAAAGATTCTTAGACGCGAAAGTACTTCATCATCGGGAATATAATACCATAGCATTATCGAAGCATAATATCCAGCTTCGCGATATCGCGAGCCCCAGGAGAAGCCCTCCTGATGGAGGCTAAAGTACTCCGCCAGAGAGACGATAGGAAATGGCGCACCCTGATAAAGGGCCTGCTTGAAGGCGCTGGTCATCTCGCCTGAACTCCTCCACCAGAAGCGTTCATTGTATTCGACATCGCCGTTCGTTTGCTCGCTTTCTGGCAATACTGCAAAGATAAGACTCGGTAAATGCAAATAGATgtagattataaattgaatttaaatttgccaCATGTAgttcaatattttgaaaaacatggtttgtaaaaaattgacaCAAGAGATATCCAAGATTATTCTCACTGAATTCCCATTGAAACTTACActtgtatgttatatttatatgcattaagCCGATGTAACCGCCGATATCGGCCATCGCCTTGTGCCTGGAGAAAGCGCTGTAGGAACTAACAATGGTGGCAGAGCTCGTATGCCAGGATGAACCGTATTGCGCCACTACATGTGTACACACAGAGAAcgcaatgattatttttttactcgctACATTTATTAGCATCTCTATCAATAGTCTCGacttcgtaatttttttctaatattagaattttactCGACACAATCGAAGAAATATCTCTGGCAAGTTAAATACGTGATGAAACTACGAGCCCACACAGTGGCGTAActaatattcgattttttaaacaacttTAAACAATATcgagttttattttgttctttacTTTCTCGAACTTATACATCTGATAacaataatagagaaaaactatacacgtgaaaaaataaaatataaataaatagtataactGCTAAATATGCAGATGACGActttgaaacatttatttttttgtttatcttcTTAATTCCCTTCTTTACCTCCTTTTTTtccctcctttttttttagacctCGCTGAGCTCTTAGTGATACGAGCTCCGTTAGTTACGCCACTGACAGTCAAGGCCTTTCAACTTGGAAAGTAGACAAAGTGCACGAACCTTGAATCGTCGCACCCACGAAGAGGCTCATGGTAATCGTGAGAAAAGTGGTTAACCGCTGCGGCGGAGAAACATCAGATTTACACGGCCATAACTAGTAATTTGCTTAACCGTCGGTCTACGATCTAGGATCTGACACGACGAACAAGTGGAAAGACTGCTCACCTCTTTCCTGACACCCGGGAATATGACTAGGAACGCCATGAACAGGGTACCGAATATGACGAATACGATGACCAGGGGCACATCACCTGTCACGGGTGTGCGATTGCTGTAGCTGTAGAGCGTCGGACCACCATCGCTGCGAAAGGCGTCGAACCATCCCTTCATCTTCCTTAATTAGTTGATTCCGGTTCACCGGAATCTAAGATAAttgaaagcaaaaattttatattacgatcGTCATTTTTGAAGAAACAAATTAGATTACAatcaaattgataatatttttaaatattttcaaaaatagaatattgattaaaaatttgaagatttttaaaacGCTTTGTATTCTTTCAAATGCTTCATCTTATTcttattggaatatttttagacGTCTTTCCGATTCTTGTATTATTCAGGAAGTaccatcttttatttttgtacatgcCACTGTAGATGAAATAAAGATTCAAACTTGAAATAAAGATTTGAACAGGATTGTTCCGATAAGCGAGATCGCGGCCATTGCGGCACAAAAGAGAGCGTGTCTTCCGCGCTAACCTTGATATTTATGTCTTTAATTTTGCAGGACCTTACCTTTAAAGAAATTACCGATAAGCTGTCAGCGCTCAAGATCGAAGTTgccgaaattaattaacaaaattcgGCAAAAGCGTGCTCGCGCACCGCGCAACGTTAAGATCCGGAGGCGGTGAGAATACTGGGGCCCACGTACGTTAATAGGCTTTGCTTGGAAAGCGGTTTCCACTAACGGACACAGACGACCTTATGCCtcagtgagaaagagagacagagagaataCTAGTGGGGCTGTCATCGGCGATGGTGATCGGCgggagagaacgagagagaaaggtgagaaagacagagagcaATTCAACGAGAAAGTCAGAAGTCTGAGTCGGATCAGCTGATCCAATTCTTTTACTGATTGCTTTAAATCGACTTTTGCTATTTACGTAGGCTATACGCAGTTTATGAATgaaaagaatatgaaatatgctAGATAATTGACTTTTCAGTAAAAATACgccaatatatcatatttattttatataaacatttatcagCGATTAATGGTAGAGTTTATAGAGATGAAATTTCTTCGacgaaaatgtcaaaaaagatTCAACATGTTTTAATCTCTTTAacatcacatttttataactaataataagtcttaaataaaaattctgttaaaataatttacttgatattaattaaaaaaatatgatatttttagatacttAGCTTTGAGAGAGAAATCTAattcaatcaataataatctatctataattgattaataattgagATTAAAAATCAGTCTAAGATTAAGCGAGATATATTCTTGATACGTTACTATGCtctatattctatatctttttttttatttgatgagTCACCAGCAATTCGGTATGACGACACAAGAAGATGATGACGTGACAAGCGTGTACGGATTGTATGGTATGCAGAATGGCATGCGAGTGACATCGATGCCGgcaaacgaaataaatttcatggtATGTGACAGGTAGCGAACGAAAACTTTCAAAGTTTCTActaattaaatctataataatttggaCTGTTGCTTGAATATTGTGAACTAACAATTTggttttcaattataaaaataaaattaaaagtctattatacatataaatattattttaattaacctttaatttaaattttaattaacttgcaaaagattttgattaacttgcaaaagtgaaaatttgatttattcataAGTGAGCTCTCTTTATAAATGCtttatttcaacatataattaataggtGCAaacgcattttattattatacatataatctagaaaaatttaagtaaacgAAAAAGTATCTTTTAAGTGTATAAGCATAAATTAATGCTATATaacaattagaaaattatttaaataatatatatttttacacttaaataatatttaaacagatgctacaagatataattaaataatgcttaagattatttctgtaaatattttatcatatttatcatatttgtaggaagaataattacaatgcatcataattctttttcataggcaagaaatttttaacaataatccaaaaatgtttatctaccatttcacataaaaatttctataaacaataatacattaaaaattttagaagactagataatgaaaatatgagtCTTTTTATAACACTGAACAGATGTTTGTATTCGTAATTGCTTATTTATCTATTCACAATCGCAGTATAaagagttttaatttaaactctaTCACATTTcagtcaatttatttattgttaccGTAATCGTAAACGATAACAATTTCTCTGATCGAGATTAAGAAATTTCCACGTGGCACTTTTTGTAGCGAGTATATTTCCTCTTTTCTAAAAGCAGAGATAACGCACTCTCTTcgaacacaaaaaaaaaaaaaaaacatcgagGATGTCCTCCGAATCGATGCCAGGTGATCGAGCCGTATATACCGGTAGCGGAAGCATTCTCTCGCTCGTTCTCCGCGACCGGATACCGTGGTGTGTCGAGTCCAAGCCGGCTATGCGCGCCGTCGCCAATAATTCCGCTATTTCGGGCCGGCTAATTTGGGCCCGGTGACGCTATGCTTTTAACGACGGCGTTGATAGCGAAGCATCATCCAGCGCGGCGCACCGTCGCCACTACCGCCGTCGGCCAGCAATAACCATCGGAACGGCGAGAGTTTGACGGTGGCGAGACGGACGCAGTCTCCCGAAGGCTTGTGGGCCACTCCTACCTACTGCCGACGCTGGTCCTCCGATCCTTAAAGGTAAAACTTCAGCCCTTTCGGCAGTTTCCTTCGGATTTCGCATTTTCCGTCAATCGAATCCGTAACCCTTTCGAGACAATATCCGGCTCATCGTGacgatatttttagattgtatatgtgtatacataatatatatcgaagATTTATTGAAGATTGTTATGTAAAATGTCGTACATGATAAATTTCTAGGCATATTTCTTTGTCGAGgactttttttgaaatacattaaattttgagaatttttctatttttgaaatgagTTTTAGTCGCACATAAATTTAGAatctattatatagaaaagataaagaaaaacaaaaagatgtatgataattaatcaagatattaatattttgcaacaatAGTGAAacaatactataattataaaaactgaCAGACATATATGTAGATCAGTTTTAATtatgctaatttttattattataatattataatattattattattattataaaaatattcaatgataCGCATAAGTATCtcagaaaatttcaaaatgattAACTATAATGCATGCCTTTCTTATAGGAAAAGTGAAATCATTATCGAAACACTGATTTTGtgctttaaatttgataaaaaaatagttgtgtATTTCAATAGTTTTGTATTACAGTTTGTTATCCGTaaacgttatttttattgtgttattatattgttaacgaaataataatcatttttataaaatttatttataaaaagatatatatgtatatgtatacatatatattttcataatttttaaaatcatgtcACACacgacaatattattttcctttatttttaatgcgcacaagagagaaaaagattaagataaatttcctacaaagttattatttacgaCTGTGATTGCTATATATATCGACATAattccaaatatataattaggaCGGATTTAATGGATATTTCgtgctattttaaaataatttcaaatgcgTTCTTTTCATACGAGTTCCGCTTAACTTTTGTCAAAGGATCTTTTGTTATAACTTTATTACAATTGTTGTGAGACGTAAACTGCATTCTTTGGAAACTTCGCATTCCTACTTTGTATCCGAAAATACGTGACCATCGACGAAGCGAAAATTCGACGAAATCGTCATCGTGACTCGGCGAGCCTCAAGACTAACAGAATGGCGAAGTGATCCTTGGCATGCTGCCACGTGGTATCATTTACTAAAAGTCACGATCGGGACGCATGGTAATAAGACGGGAgagataaatcaaaaattgcagttaaacatttttgatCTCTGGAAGAAAATGTTGTCCCACAAGTACATGAAGCTATCAAGTCAAGCAGCAAGttgtttatttctatttaggAAAGGTAATGGgctacagataaaaaaaataaatcacttgATCtgcttttaaacaaaaaagaaatttgaaaaatatccgAGAAGGGTTTAAAAAAGTAGCCGAAATCTTAAAGCATCTTTTAAACATCTCTCTTTTCATGAAAACTCCATCAAATTAGGAGTACTAAAAGCAATCCAATACaacagtaatttaatttatttttatcaaacacctagaaaaattagttttaaaaaattaagaagagATTAACTTTTGATtacttttcacaattttttaaaaagaagagtATTAAATCACACTATTGtaagagattttttaattgttcccctcttcttctcttccaACAATTCATAGAATCGACAAAGTAAATGATGAGGGGAAGTAAAAGCGAATGGAGATGAGTGGGCGAACGAAATTTATTTCCGACACTTTCGACCGATCGATTCTATTCATCGAGTCTACGCGTCGCAATTTTGACGGGGAATCACCGCGAACAAAAATGCGAACACACTTTCTCGAGAGGGAGGCATTTGTAGGCATCTACCTACGCTGCAACTCGCCCGGCCTATTTATAAAGCGCGACCTCGTGGCATCGCGCGTTCGCCACTACCGCCTACCTATCATGGTCGTCCCGCGTGCAAATCAACGCTGTTGCGCGCCGTGCATGCGTCTAGATTTCTTCTTCCTAATTTTCGAACGTATCACGAAAACGGGTCAGAGCTATTTTCGCGCGAAAACGGCCCTCAAAGCCACGAAAGGCTGCCGGCGACGGTACTTTGTTAAGACAAGCCGTATATCGGCACGCTTAGCATCCGCTTCCCTCTTCTCTGCCACTGCCATCATCGATGACAAAGTAGATCTGTCTATCGACAAATCTAGGAACATCGCGACGTTTGATCCAACTGCGTATCGCGTCAGATTTGGAATTCAATGTTTCGACACGTGATCGCAGTCTGTAATctcaattaaacataaaattaacaaattttttatcacaaataatttcttttatattaaaaagtctacgaattatgattttgtgaagcaatttttataagatcatTCCATATTCaagttaaattacatattttagcaGATCATATTCTTAAACTCAttcaaatttagaatattgGAGAAACAAACAGAATGCTCTGTGCCtttaacattgaaaaaaaaaaaataattacttgataaaaatgtttttattttaaaaagaattattttgttgaaagaaaagtggaaaattacatatataatatttatttttctaggcGTCCAGTCGAAGCGGCGTGCCGAAATGTCGGGAATAGAAGGTGAGGGCCTCTTTAGGAGCTCCGTCACGATCGTGTTGCTTGAGTATCATCGTAGATAGATAAACGAGTGTCAGTCGGGAAGAAGTCACGTGGGAACGAGCGTAATTCAGCGTATGCGCGCAAAAATGTAATGTTCAACAATATGATCAATCAGTATGATGTGTAACAATATGCAGAGCGTTATTAACCAAAGATTCTGGACGAACAGCACTCTGAAAACGTACCTCTGTCTACTGCCTCGGCTGGGGTGCGAACAGTTTACATTTCCCATCGCATTTCCGCGATGTAACGCCGTTTGCATTCGCCGCTGTTTATTAACAAGAAGCGTTCGCCGAGTCATCGATCTTTACGTAGCTCTGCAAAGCGGCCAAAAATAATAAGCATCACTTTTGTTCTTTTCTCCTCGacagaaattgaaatttaaaaaatgccaaTTCAAAGCACATTCTTCTCTCAtcgctttaaaatttttttcttcgactCACAGAATATGAGACGCTCTAGAAGTTAGATTATTAAAACGCTCATAATAACAGGTCACCATATCTTTAgctaatttgaaattttgtaatttttgatgATATATTTACACAGAAATTAAAGTGACATGAAAAAGATATCAACTTGCCTTAAACAGGCAACATTAAGAAGTATTCTTAGTTTGACGCTTTCAAAATGAAGGCGattcgaagaatttttttaaagaaaagtataaaacatattaattctaaactttaagcgtttattaaataacatttcaagtacatcttgaatttttatcaagcaaaaatatttgtttgtttcAAAGTTATAGTAGTCCAACAAGAGtgtttaacaaaaattgttatttgtgGCAAACATGATTTTGGTCATTATAATcgctcaaaattaaaaaaaaaaccaaaaagaTTCTTAAGTGTGGTTAttgtgaattataattaaatcgatatttgcaaaattcaaattttgcgaCTTACAAAACTAATCAAccttttttgatga
It encodes the following:
- the LOC126855408 gene encoding dual oxidase maturation factor 1 — encoded protein: MKGWFDAFRSDGGPTLYSYSNRTPVTGDVPLVIVFVIFGTLFMAFLVIFPGVRKERLTTFLTITMSLFVGATIQVAQYGSSWHTSSATIVSSYSAFSRHKAMADIGGYIGLMHINITYKLLPESEQTNGDVEYNERFWWRSSGEMTSAFKQALYQGAPFPIVSLAEYFSLHQEGFSWGSRYREAGYYASIMLWTSFASWLMMNLLLMVVPRYGAYGMIFTGLCMLLTNLIYTALLPCEPLIAHIDGSILSFNLGWNYWLVVSAGAACLLAGLVITAIDMIFPHQFSTILEVDYDTPYDRHVIIEESFDTRNVRRKVPKIEDSFGDRIMSQLSSKLQNRHNAKEDTEGVINRGYTSHEPSEFQQEIGDEPNRSNWSYPFPPASRRTING